One window from the genome of Pandoraea fibrosis encodes:
- the thiL gene encoding thiamine-phosphate kinase, translating into MTTTLPSTSPLSEFSLIDRFFTHATRQREHVTLGIGDDCALLRPPAGEQLAISTDMLVEGRHFFPDVDPCALGHKTLAVNLSDLAAMGAQPLGFTLALALPDSDPAWLAPFAQGLSALADRYACPLIGGDTTRGPRNLCVTVFGSVPGAEALRRDAAQPGDDVWVSGTLGDARLALGALRGEWSLPSDDLALARRAMDWPEPQISLGLALRGVARAALDISDGLLGDLGHILERSDVSAQVNVDALPRSALLSSQTPAIQQLCTLAGGDDYQLCFCAESAQRQRITAIGDELGIRLTRIGTIAVPDARQTMLHLHDNTGAAVAADFKSFDHFQ; encoded by the coding sequence ATGACCACAACCCTCCCGTCAACTTCGCCGCTATCCGAGTTCTCGCTCATCGACCGTTTCTTCACTCACGCAACGCGTCAGCGTGAGCATGTCACGCTCGGCATCGGCGACGATTGCGCCTTGTTGCGCCCGCCAGCGGGCGAGCAACTCGCAATTTCCACCGACATGCTTGTCGAAGGCCGACACTTCTTCCCGGACGTCGATCCGTGCGCGCTCGGTCATAAGACACTCGCGGTCAACCTCTCCGATCTGGCGGCGATGGGTGCGCAGCCCCTGGGATTCACGCTGGCGCTCGCCCTGCCCGACAGCGATCCCGCGTGGCTCGCGCCATTCGCACAAGGGCTGAGCGCGTTGGCCGACCGCTACGCGTGCCCGTTAATTGGTGGCGACACCACCCGGGGGCCGCGAAATCTCTGCGTGACGGTGTTCGGCAGCGTGCCGGGCGCCGAGGCACTGCGTCGCGATGCGGCACAACCCGGCGACGACGTCTGGGTCTCCGGGACCCTCGGCGATGCCCGGCTGGCGCTCGGCGCATTGCGAGGCGAATGGTCACTGCCATCGGACGACCTTGCGCTGGCGCGGCGTGCAATGGACTGGCCCGAGCCGCAAATATCACTCGGCCTGGCCCTGCGGGGCGTCGCACGCGCGGCGCTGGACATCTCGGACGGATTACTCGGCGACCTCGGCCATATTCTGGAACGCTCGGACGTGAGCGCGCAGGTCAACGTCGATGCACTTCCCCGTTCCGCATTGCTTTCCTCACAAACGCCCGCGATTCAACAACTTTGCACGCTCGCAGGCGGAGACGACTATCAACTGTGCTTCTGCGCCGAGAGTGCCCAACGGCAGCGAATCACGGCGATCGGCGACGAACTGGGCATACGTCTTACGCGTATCGGTACAATAGCGGTTCCCGACGCGCGCCAAACGATGCTGCACCTTCATGACAATACCGGCGCGGCCGTCGCTGCCGATTTCAAAAGTTTCGACCATTTCCAATGA
- a CDS encoding YidB family protein: MGILDSILGGVSGNQAGGTSGGGNTKMLLLMGLLAMIASRSGNAQGQGGQGGGDLLGSLGGALGGMLGGGAAAGGGGLGGLLGGLLGGAQAAQPTGAGAPATSPGDLVGALGGLGGLTQMLENGGLGDAVRSWVGTGGNQPVSADQVAQALGPGGHLQQLADSAGVSQDEAAQQLSSLLPEVVNHLTPNGDLPQGQLDLASLAQKFLGGHTG, translated from the coding sequence ATGGGTATCCTCGATTCCATTCTCGGCGGTGTGTCGGGCAATCAGGCCGGTGGCACCAGCGGCGGCGGCAATACCAAGATGTTGCTGCTGATGGGCTTGCTGGCGATGATTGCCAGCCGCTCCGGCAACGCGCAAGGCCAGGGCGGACAAGGCGGCGGCGACCTGCTCGGCTCGCTAGGCGGCGCACTCGGCGGAATGCTGGGCGGTGGTGCCGCAGCCGGTGGTGGCGGTCTCGGCGGGCTTCTGGGCGGCTTGCTGGGTGGCGCTCAGGCCGCGCAGCCGACGGGGGCGGGCGCCCCGGCGACCTCACCCGGCGATTTGGTGGGAGCGCTTGGCGGCTTGGGCGGTTTGACGCAAATGCTCGAAAACGGAGGCCTCGGCGACGCCGTGCGTTCCTGGGTCGGCACCGGCGGCAATCAGCCGGTCTCGGCCGATCAGGTAGCGCAAGCGCTGGGCCCGGGCGGACATTTGCAGCAACTGGCCGATAGCGCGGGCGTCAGTCAGGACGAAGCTGCGCAGCAGTTGTCCTCGCTATTGCCCGAGGTGGTCAATCACCTCACACCGAACGGCGACTTGCCGCAGGGTCAATTGGATCTGGCGAGTCTGGCGCAGAAATTCCTCGGCGGCCATACCGGCTGA
- a CDS encoding spermine/spermidine synthase domain-containing protein: MPAKRDVPAKDSGVAASPYTAPLGRWASYTFAANAVFATHSAYQHIEIVDLPAFGPLGRAYRLDGRFMASLADAHICHECMVHPLLLAHGSAERVLILGGGDGGSAREALRHTNVREVVVAELDAQVPSTILQHMPALADGAFDDARTTLVIGDARDLVDDALATGKRFDAVIFDLTEADGEAAPLHDAAFFAKVRTILGPRGGIALQLGAPWFEAGQVRHILDALRSVFAHVQPMTTYVPLYGTQWALAVASDSLDVRSGVTNTLPDGLRRLRHYSPDRHASLFDIPPELAAVLGDVPDDRTTS, translated from the coding sequence ATGCCCGCCAAACGTGACGTCCCTGCGAAGGATTCCGGCGTCGCCGCGTCGCCTTACACGGCGCCCCTCGGGCGCTGGGCAAGCTATACGTTCGCCGCGAACGCCGTATTTGCCACCCACTCGGCCTATCAGCACATCGAAATCGTGGATTTGCCCGCCTTCGGGCCCCTCGGACGCGCCTATCGGCTCGATGGCCGCTTCATGGCCTCGCTCGCCGACGCTCATATCTGTCACGAATGCATGGTGCACCCGCTTCTGCTGGCGCACGGCAGTGCCGAGCGCGTACTGATACTCGGGGGCGGCGACGGTGGCTCGGCCCGCGAGGCGTTACGCCACACCAATGTGCGCGAGGTGGTTGTCGCGGAACTCGACGCGCAGGTACCTTCAACGATCCTGCAACACATGCCGGCGCTCGCCGACGGGGCGTTCGACGATGCGCGCACCACGCTCGTCATCGGCGATGCCCGGGATCTCGTGGACGATGCGTTAGCCACTGGCAAACGATTCGATGCGGTGATTTTCGACCTGACGGAAGCCGATGGCGAGGCGGCGCCGCTCCACGATGCGGCGTTCTTCGCCAAAGTCCGCACGATTCTCGGCCCGCGTGGCGGAATCGCCCTGCAATTGGGCGCGCCCTGGTTCGAGGCCGGACAGGTGCGGCACATACTCGATGCCCTGCGCTCGGTATTCGCCCACGTCCAACCCATGACAACATATGTCCCCCTGTACGGCACGCAATGGGCATTGGCCGTCGCCAGCGATTCGCTCGACGTGCGTTCAGGCGTGACGAACACGCTGCCCGACGGGTTGCGACGTCTACGTCACTATTCGCCCGACCGACACGCTTCGCTATTCGACATCCCGCCAGAACTGGCCGCGGTGCTTGGCGATGTGCCCGATGACCGCACAACAAGTTGA
- a CDS encoding ribonuclease domain-containing protein, translating into MARWLHRGIVALTAAGSVFLAGNTVARETAPYVTDQTAAVSVAELPREAQRTLTLIAQGGPFPYAKDGIVFGNYEKRLPKKPRGYYHEYTVPTPGARNRGARRIICGGDQRTVDPCYYTQDHYNSFRRIRE; encoded by the coding sequence ATGGCACGTTGGCTTCATCGGGGCATCGTGGCGCTGACGGCGGCTGGTAGTGTTTTTCTGGCGGGTAATACCGTGGCGCGCGAAACCGCGCCATACGTCACGGATCAAACGGCAGCGGTTTCCGTTGCCGAATTGCCTCGCGAAGCGCAGCGCACGCTGACGCTGATTGCTCAGGGTGGGCCGTTCCCTTATGCCAAGGATGGCATTGTGTTCGGGAACTACGAAAAGCGCCTGCCAAAAAAGCCGCGAGGCTATTACCATGAATATACGGTGCCGACTCCCGGCGCCCGCAATAGAGGTGCCAGGCGCATCATCTGCGGCGGTGACCAACGTACAGTGGATCCGTGTTACTACACCCAAGATCACTACAACAGTTTTAGACGCATAAGGGAATGA
- a CDS encoding NADP-dependent malic enzyme: MPTPIDPKLREAALEYHEFPTPGKIAIAPTKQLLNQRDLALAYSPGVAAACEEIVIDPLNASRYTARGNLVGVISNGTAVLGLGDIGPLASKPVMEGKGVLFKKFANIDVFDIEIDEKDPEKLVEIIAALEPTFGAINLEDIKAPECFIVERKLRERMKIPVFHDDQHGTAIVVAAALINGLKVVGKDLKSVKLVTSGAGAAALACLDLLVDMGLPIENVWVTDLAGVVYEGRTELMDPEKIRFSQKTDARSLAEVIGGADVFLGLSAAGVLKPEMVKTMGDKPLIFALANPNPEITPELAKEVRPDCVMATGRTDYPNQVNNVLCFPFIFRGAIDVGATTITRSMEIAAVNALAELARQEQSDIVASAYGIKNLSFGPEYLIPKPFDPRLLVKVATAVAEAAMAAGVATRPLADVDAYSQSLQQFVYHSGGLMKPLFSVARSVPANKKRIAFAEGEEERVLRAVQVLVDERVATPILVGRPAVIEHRIEQYGLRLTPGVDFTVVNPEHDERYRDYWETYHQLTNRKGVTASYARVEMRRRTTLIAAMLVRKGEADGLICGTVSTPGRHLHFIDRVIGKRAGGHVYAAMNALILPNRQIFLVDTHINQDPSAEELAEITLMAADEIRRFGIQPKVALLSHSNFGTSDASCARKMRETLAILQERAPELEVDGEMHGDCALDPELRARIMPESTLTGAANLLVMPNIDAANIAYNLLKTAAGNNVAIGPILLGAAKPVHILTESATVRRIINMVALVVADAAAQQESR; encoded by the coding sequence ATGCCCACGCCGATCGATCCGAAACTGCGCGAAGCTGCGCTCGAGTATCACGAATTCCCCACTCCCGGCAAAATCGCCATCGCGCCGACCAAGCAGTTGCTCAACCAACGCGATCTCGCGCTGGCGTACTCGCCGGGCGTTGCGGCCGCGTGTGAGGAAATCGTCATCGATCCGCTCAATGCGTCGCGCTATACGGCGCGTGGCAATTTGGTCGGTGTGATCTCGAACGGCACCGCCGTGCTTGGGCTGGGCGACATCGGCCCGCTGGCATCGAAACCGGTGATGGAAGGCAAGGGCGTGCTGTTCAAGAAGTTCGCCAATATCGACGTGTTCGACATCGAGATCGACGAGAAAGACCCGGAGAAGCTCGTCGAGATCATCGCCGCGCTGGAACCGACCTTCGGCGCGATCAACCTGGAAGACATCAAGGCCCCGGAGTGCTTCATCGTGGAGCGCAAGCTGCGCGAGCGCATGAAGATTCCGGTCTTCCACGACGATCAGCACGGCACGGCCATCGTCGTCGCCGCTGCACTGATCAATGGCCTGAAGGTCGTTGGCAAGGATCTGAAGTCGGTAAAGCTGGTCACGTCCGGCGCAGGAGCTGCCGCGCTCGCGTGTCTGGACTTGCTGGTCGACATGGGGCTGCCCATTGAGAACGTATGGGTGACGGACCTCGCCGGGGTGGTGTACGAGGGCCGCACCGAACTGATGGACCCGGAGAAGATCCGCTTCTCGCAAAAGACCGATGCACGCAGCCTGGCCGAAGTGATCGGCGGGGCGGACGTGTTCCTCGGTCTGTCGGCGGCCGGCGTGCTCAAGCCCGAAATGGTCAAGACGATGGGCGACAAGCCGCTGATCTTTGCGTTGGCCAATCCGAACCCGGAAATCACGCCGGAACTCGCGAAGGAAGTGCGCCCGGACTGCGTGATGGCAACGGGGCGTACCGACTATCCGAATCAGGTCAACAACGTTCTGTGCTTCCCGTTCATTTTCCGTGGCGCCATTGATGTCGGTGCGACCACGATCACGCGCTCGATGGAAATCGCCGCCGTGAATGCGCTGGCGGAACTGGCGCGTCAGGAGCAGAGCGATATCGTGGCGTCGGCTTACGGTATCAAGAATCTGTCGTTTGGCCCGGAATACCTGATTCCGAAGCCGTTCGACCCGCGTTTGCTGGTCAAGGTCGCCACCGCCGTGGCCGAAGCGGCGATGGCCGCGGGCGTCGCCACGCGCCCGCTTGCGGATGTGGATGCCTACTCGCAGTCGCTGCAGCAGTTCGTGTACCACAGCGGCGGTCTGATGAAGCCGCTCTTCTCGGTGGCGCGTAGCGTGCCTGCCAACAAGAAGCGCATTGCGTTCGCCGAAGGTGAAGAAGAGCGCGTGTTGCGCGCCGTGCAAGTGCTCGTGGACGAGCGTGTGGCCACGCCGATTCTGGTCGGACGTCCGGCCGTGATCGAGCACCGCATCGAGCAATATGGCCTGCGCCTGACGCCGGGCGTCGATTTCACCGTCGTCAATCCGGAGCACGACGAGCGCTATCGCGATTACTGGGAGACGTATCACCAGTTGACCAACCGCAAGGGCGTGACGGCGTCGTATGCGCGTGTTGAAATGCGTCGCCGTACCACGCTGATCGCCGCCATGCTGGTGCGCAAGGGCGAGGCAGACGGCTTGATTTGCGGCACGGTGTCGACGCCGGGCCGTCACCTGCACTTCATCGATCGCGTGATCGGTAAGCGCGCGGGCGGTCATGTCTACGCTGCGATGAACGCCCTGATTCTGCCGAATCGCCAGATTTTCCTGGTCGACACGCACATCAATCAGGATCCGAGCGCCGAAGAGTTGGCCGAGATCACGCTGATGGCGGCCGATGAGATTCGCCGTTTCGGCATCCAGCCGAAGGTGGCGCTGCTCTCGCACTCGAACTTCGGTACGAGCGATGCGAGTTGCGCTCGCAAGATGCGCGAAACATTGGCAATTCTGCAAGAGCGTGCGCCGGAACTGGAAGTCGACGGTGAAATGCACGGCGATTGCGCACTCGATCCGGAACTGCGTGCGCGCATCATGCCGGAATCGACGCTGACCGGTGCCGCCAACCTGCTCGTGATGCCGAACATCGACGCGGCCAACATTGCGTACAACCTGCTCAAGACGGCCGCCGGTAACAACGTTGCGATCGGCCCGATCTTGTTGGGCGCTGCGAAGCCGGTGCACATCCTGACCGAATCGGCTACGGTACGCCGCATCATCAACATGGTCGCGCTGGTGGTGGCCGATGCGGCAGCGCAGCAAGAGTCGCGCTGA
- a CDS encoding 16S rRNA (uracil(1498)-N(3))-methyltransferase, whose protein sequence is MPRFFIDAPLHAGALLDLPDAVVRHVQVLRLKTGDTLTLFNGAGGEYPAVLTTLEKRHATAQLGQHDAREAETPYRVTLAQGIAGGDKMDWLIEKAIELGVTDIQPLATERSVIRLDAERAAKRVAHWQALAQAACEQSGRNCVPRILPIRPIGAWLREQNTVTSYGWRVLLSPRADSGFDSLPREAPPEPGVLLFGPEGGLAPQEETLAREAGFTAIRLGERILRTETAGIAVLAALAARWGGW, encoded by the coding sequence ATGCCTCGCTTTTTCATCGATGCGCCGCTGCACGCTGGCGCCCTGCTCGACCTTCCCGACGCCGTGGTTCGTCACGTTCAGGTATTGCGCCTGAAGACCGGTGACACGCTCACGCTGTTCAACGGTGCCGGCGGCGAATACCCAGCGGTGCTCACGACGCTGGAGAAACGCCATGCCACGGCCCAGCTAGGACAGCACGATGCCCGGGAGGCGGAGACGCCCTATCGCGTCACCCTGGCGCAGGGCATTGCCGGCGGCGACAAAATGGACTGGCTGATCGAAAAGGCCATCGAACTCGGTGTGACGGATATCCAGCCGCTTGCCACCGAACGATCGGTCATCCGCCTCGATGCCGAACGCGCCGCAAAGCGGGTGGCGCACTGGCAGGCGTTGGCGCAAGCCGCTTGCGAGCAGAGTGGAAGAAATTGCGTGCCACGCATCCTGCCCATCCGCCCAATCGGCGCATGGCTGCGCGAGCAGAACACGGTGACAAGCTACGGATGGCGTGTGCTATTGTCACCTAGAGCAGACAGCGGTTTCGATTCGCTGCCGCGCGAAGCACCGCCGGAGCCCGGCGTGTTGCTCTTCGGCCCGGAAGGCGGGCTGGCACCTCAGGAAGAAACGCTGGCGCGGGAGGCCGGCTTCACGGCCATTCGCTTGGGCGAACGTATCTTGCGGACGGAAACAGCGGGCATTGCGGTACTCGCTGCTTTGGCCGCACGCTGGGGCGGTTGGTAA
- a CDS encoding VOC family protein: MSDPRPSHVPWLTPYLTVRDARAAATFYEHAFGFTVHDMVDDDGAVMHVEMFYQGQLILMFAPEGAFASTARTPRTSGVEAPQSFYVYTEDVDALYARAIAAGAKGLMPPNDQFWGDRFCQLEDLDGYRWGFARPVAPRS, from the coding sequence ATGTCCGATCCTCGCCCATCCCATGTGCCGTGGTTGACGCCGTACCTGACCGTGCGTGACGCCCGAGCCGCCGCGACGTTCTACGAGCATGCGTTCGGCTTCACGGTGCACGACATGGTGGACGACGACGGTGCTGTCATGCACGTCGAAATGTTCTATCAGGGCCAACTGATCCTGATGTTCGCCCCCGAAGGCGCGTTTGCCAGTACGGCGCGCACGCCGCGCACCTCGGGCGTGGAAGCGCCGCAAAGCTTCTACGTGTACACGGAGGATGTCGATGCGCTGTACGCCCGAGCCATCGCCGCGGGCGCGAAGGGACTGATGCCCCCCAACGATCAGTTCTGGGGGGATCGCTTCTGCCAACTGGAAGACCTGGACGGGTATCGCTGGGGCTTTGCCCGACCCGTTGCACCACGCAGTTAA
- the tkt gene encoding transketolase, which yields MTNSSTATAALMASAIRVLSMDAVQQANSGHPGAPMGMADIAVALWGRHLKHNPVNPHWFDRDRFVLSNGHGSMLIYSLLHLTGYDLPIEELKHFRQLHSKTPGHPEVGITPGVETTTGPLGQGITNAVGFALAEALLAKEFNRPGNDIVDHYTYAFLGDGCLMEGISHEACSLAGTLRLNKLIALYDDNGISIDGDVEYWFADDTPKRFEAYGWNVIRGVDGHNVDAVDAAIAQAKTSDRPTLICCKTLIGKGAPNKQGGHDVHGAPLGADEIAATRAALGWTLPPFEVPAEVYAAWDAKAAGKQAEAAWNERFAAYRGQFPAEAAEFERRMKGELPGDFKSAAAAFVAKTNEKAETVATRKASQLAIEGLAAVLPEFLGGSADLTGSNLTNWKASKPVRANADGVQFGNHINYGVREFGMSAIMNGIALHGGYIPFGGTFLTFSDYSRNALRMAALMKLRSIFVFTHDSIGLGEDGPTHQSIEHVSSLRLIPQMDVWRPCDTTETAVAWVAAVERHDGPSSLVLSRQNLPFVSRDDAQIANIRRGGYVLRDVAKPQIVLIATGSEMDLALKGAEALAAEGIAARVVSMPSTNVFDRQDKAYRESVLPRGVPRVAVEAGVTAFWHKYVGLEGGVVGIDTFGESAPAGVLFKHFGFTVDHVVATVKSVLG from the coding sequence ATGACGAACTCCTCTACTGCTACGGCTGCACTGATGGCCTCTGCCATTCGCGTCCTCTCCATGGATGCGGTCCAACAGGCCAACTCCGGTCACCCAGGCGCGCCGATGGGCATGGCCGACATCGCGGTCGCTCTCTGGGGCCGGCATCTCAAACACAATCCCGTCAACCCGCACTGGTTCGATCGCGACCGCTTCGTGCTGTCGAACGGCCATGGCTCGATGCTCATCTATTCGTTGCTGCATCTGACGGGTTACGACCTGCCGATCGAAGAGCTGAAGCATTTCCGCCAGCTTCACAGCAAGACACCGGGTCACCCCGAAGTGGGGATCACCCCGGGTGTGGAGACGACCACGGGCCCGCTGGGTCAGGGCATCACTAACGCCGTGGGCTTCGCCCTGGCCGAAGCGCTGCTTGCCAAGGAATTCAATCGCCCGGGCAACGACATCGTCGATCACTACACGTATGCATTCCTTGGCGATGGTTGCCTGATGGAAGGCATCTCGCACGAAGCTTGTTCGCTTGCGGGCACGCTGCGTCTGAACAAGCTCATCGCGCTGTACGACGATAACGGCATCTCGATCGACGGCGACGTCGAGTACTGGTTTGCCGACGATACGCCCAAGCGCTTCGAAGCGTATGGCTGGAACGTGATTCGTGGCGTCGATGGACACAATGTCGATGCCGTCGACGCGGCCATCGCACAAGCCAAGACGTCGGATCGTCCGACCTTGATCTGCTGCAAGACGCTGATCGGTAAGGGCGCACCGAACAAGCAGGGTGGTCACGACGTGCACGGCGCGCCGCTGGGCGCCGACGAAATCGCCGCCACGCGTGCTGCGCTGGGCTGGACGTTGCCGCCGTTCGAAGTGCCGGCCGAGGTCTATGCGGCATGGGATGCCAAGGCTGCGGGCAAGCAAGCCGAAGCGGCCTGGAACGAGCGCTTCGCCGCCTATCGCGGCCAGTTCCCGGCGGAAGCTGCCGAGTTCGAGCGCCGCATGAAGGGCGAACTGCCGGGCGACTTCAAGTCGGCCGCCGCCGCGTTCGTGGCGAAGACCAATGAAAAGGCCGAGACGGTGGCGACGCGCAAGGCGTCGCAACTGGCCATCGAAGGCCTGGCGGCTGTGCTGCCGGAATTCCTGGGCGGCTCCGCCGACCTGACCGGCTCGAACCTGACGAACTGGAAGGCCAGCAAGCCCGTGCGTGCGAACGCCGATGGCGTGCAGTTCGGCAACCACATCAACTACGGTGTGCGCGAATTCGGGATGAGCGCCATCATGAACGGCATCGCGTTGCACGGGGGGTACATCCCGTTCGGCGGCACGTTCCTGACGTTCTCCGATTACAGCCGCAATGCGCTGCGTATGGCGGCGCTCATGAAGCTGCGTTCGATCTTCGTGTTCACGCACGACTCGATTGGTCTGGGCGAAGACGGTCCTACGCACCAATCCATTGAGCACGTCTCGAGCCTGCGCCTGATTCCGCAAATGGACGTGTGGCGTCCGTGCGATACGACCGAAACGGCGGTCGCATGGGTCGCTGCGGTGGAGCGTCACGACGGCCCTTCGAGCCTTGTGCTCAGCCGTCAGAATCTGCCGTTCGTCTCGCGCGACGACGCGCAGATCGCCAATATCCGTCGTGGCGGCTACGTGCTGCGCGACGTGGCGAAACCGCAGATCGTGCTGATCGCGACCGGCTCGGAAATGGACCTGGCCCTTAAGGGGGCTGAAGCGCTGGCCGCTGAAGGCATCGCGGCGCGTGTCGTGTCCATGCCGTCGACCAACGTGTTCGACCGTCAGGACAAGGCGTATCGCGAGAGCGTGTTGCCGCGTGGTGTGCCGCGGGTGGCCGTGGAAGCCGGTGTGACGGCGTTCTGGCATAAGTACGTCGGCCTGGAGGGCGGCGTGGTCGGCATCGATACTTTCGGCGAGTCGGCTCCGGCCGGCGTGCTGTTCAAACACTTCGGCTTCACCGTCGACCATGTGGTCGCGACGGTCAAGTCCGTGCTTGGCTGA
- a CDS encoding barstar family protein codes for MADPFGAGEGNLFKQVLGLHAVARAGRRHTLSEEGDMSLFKTVRPNIVQSIRAFRVPELAAEAERLGQHFLYANCSQAQSKTEVLETIATSFLFPKHFGKNYDALHDCLTDLVSHSGPQPGFVVVLEGLPVVTKFDKDGRETLLDVFRDAAEFWSERRVSFRVFYSFA; via the coding sequence ATGGCAGATCCATTCGGTGCGGGCGAGGGCAACTTGTTCAAGCAGGTGCTGGGCCTGCATGCTGTCGCGCGGGCTGGCCGCCGCCATACCTTATCGGAAGAGGGAGATATGAGTCTTTTCAAGACCGTCAGGCCGAATATTGTGCAGTCGATCCGCGCATTCCGCGTGCCGGAACTGGCCGCAGAGGCCGAGCGACTCGGACAGCACTTCCTTTACGCCAATTGCTCGCAGGCGCAAAGCAAGACCGAGGTGCTGGAGACGATTGCCACGTCGTTCTTGTTCCCCAAGCATTTCGGGAAGAACTACGACGCGTTGCACGATTGCCTCACCGATCTGGTGAGTCACTCCGGACCGCAGCCGGGTTTCGTGGTGGTGCTGGAGGGATTGCCGGTGGTGACGAAGTTCGATAAGGACGGCCGGGAAACGCTGCTTGATGTTTTCCGCGATGCCGCTGAGTTCTGGTCGGAGCGTCGCGTGAGTTTCCGTGTGTTCTACTCATTTGCCTGA
- the gap gene encoding type I glyceraldehyde-3-phosphate dehydrogenase, with protein sequence MTIRVAINGYGRIGRNVLRAHYEGGKKHDIEIVAINDLGNAQTNAHLTQYDTAHGKFPGTVSVDGDFMVVNGDKIRVLANRNPAELPWGELGVDVVLECTGFFTTKEKASAHLKGGAKKVIISAPGGKDVDATIVFGVNEGVLKATDTVISNASCTTNCLAPLVQPLHEKIGLETGLMTTVHAYTNDQVLTDVYHEDLRRARSATMSMIPTKTGAASAVGLVLPELNGKLDGYAIRVPTINVSIVDLSFIAKRDTTVDEVNAILKEAAEGKLKAIATYNTAPLVSVDFNHNPASSNFDGTLTKVSGRLVKVSSWYDNEWGFSNRMLDTTVALMSAK encoded by the coding sequence ATGACCATTCGCGTCGCTATCAACGGCTACGGCCGTATCGGCCGCAACGTACTGCGTGCCCATTACGAAGGTGGTAAGAAGCACGACATCGAGATCGTTGCGATCAACGACCTCGGCAACGCACAGACGAACGCTCATTTGACGCAATACGATACGGCCCACGGCAAGTTCCCGGGCACGGTGTCGGTCGACGGCGATTTCATGGTCGTCAACGGCGACAAGATCCGCGTGCTGGCCAACCGTAACCCGGCAGAGCTGCCGTGGGGCGAGTTGGGCGTGGACGTCGTGCTGGAATGCACGGGCTTCTTCACCACGAAGGAAAAGGCCAGTGCTCACCTGAAGGGTGGCGCCAAGAAGGTCATCATTTCGGCGCCGGGCGGCAAGGATGTGGACGCCACCATCGTGTTCGGTGTGAACGAAGGCGTGCTCAAGGCGACGGATACGGTCATCTCGAACGCTTCGTGCACCACGAACTGCCTGGCACCGCTGGTTCAGCCGCTGCACGAAAAGATCGGTCTGGAAACGGGCCTGATGACGACGGTTCACGCCTACACGAACGACCAGGTGCTGACGGACGTCTATCACGAAGACCTGCGTCGCGCCCGTTCGGCCACGATGAGCATGATCCCGACCAAGACGGGCGCGGCTTCGGCTGTCGGCCTGGTGCTGCCGGAACTCAACGGCAAGCTCGACGGCTACGCCATCCGCGTTCCGACGATCAATGTGTCGATCGTTGACCTGTCGTTCATCGCCAAGCGCGACACGACGGTGGACGAAGTCAATGCGATCCTGAAGGAAGCTGCTGAAGGCAAACTGAAGGCGATCGCCACGTACAACACGGCGCCGCTGGTGTCGGTGGACTTCAACCACAATCCGGCCTCGTCGAACTTCGACGGCACGCTGACCAAGGTGTCGGGCCGTCTGGTGAAGGTCAGCTCGTGGTACGACAACGAGTGGGGCTTCTCGAACCGCATGCTCGACACGACCGTCGCGCTGATGTCGGCGAAGTAA